In Paenibacillus sp. FSL M7-0420, a single genomic region encodes these proteins:
- the ald gene encoding alanine dehydrogenase, which produces MIIGVPAEIKNNENRVAITPAGVEALRKAGHEVYIQASAGAGSGMGDKEYSDKGAVILDTAAEVWSKAEMIIKVKEPLPEEYGYFRKGLILFTYLHLAPEAELTKALVDSGVTAVGYETIQLEDGSLPLLIPMSEVAGRMAVQIGAGLLEKPHGGKGVLLGGVPGVQPGEVVIVGGGIVGTNAAKIALGMGARVTVLDLNAGRLRALDDIFGGRLVTVMSDSYHLEQAVRRADLLIGAVLIPGARAPKLVTEDMVKQMEEGSVIVDVAIDQGGSIETIDRITTHENPTYVKHGVVHYAVANMPGAVARTSTLALTNVTIPYALQIANLGIREAAVKNAALARGLNVVAGQVTNAAVAKSLGYEYADGIQVLAAGEENRSI; this is translated from the coding sequence ATGATTATTGGCGTACCCGCAGAAATCAAGAATAACGAGAACCGCGTCGCCATCACCCCGGCCGGGGTGGAAGCGCTCCGGAAGGCAGGTCATGAAGTGTATATTCAAGCTTCTGCTGGAGCGGGCAGCGGCATGGGTGACAAGGAGTACTCAGATAAAGGTGCAGTGATACTCGATACGGCTGCTGAGGTCTGGAGCAAGGCGGAGATGATTATCAAAGTGAAGGAGCCGCTGCCGGAGGAGTACGGTTATTTCCGCAAAGGGCTGATCCTCTTCACCTATCTGCACTTGGCACCTGAAGCAGAGCTGACCAAAGCACTGGTGGATAGCGGTGTGACCGCTGTGGGCTATGAGACGATTCAGCTTGAAGACGGCTCGCTGCCGCTGCTGATTCCGATGAGTGAGGTCGCCGGACGCATGGCGGTCCAGATCGGTGCCGGACTGCTGGAGAAGCCGCATGGCGGCAAAGGCGTTCTGCTGGGCGGTGTGCCTGGCGTGCAGCCGGGAGAGGTCGTCATTGTCGGCGGCGGCATCGTTGGCACCAATGCGGCGAAGATCGCGCTGGGCATGGGCGCGCGCGTCACCGTGCTGGATCTGAATGCGGGCCGTCTGCGCGCGCTGGATGATATTTTTGGCGGACGGCTGGTGACCGTGATGTCGGATTCCTATCATCTGGAGCAGGCTGTGCGCCGGGCGGATCTGCTGATCGGGGCGGTGCTGATTCCCGGTGCCCGTGCCCCGAAACTGGTTACAGAGGACATGGTGAAGCAGATGGAGGAAGGCTCTGTTATCGTAGATGTTGCGATTGACCAGGGCGGGTCGATCGAGACCATTGACCGGATCACCACCCATGAGAACCCGACCTATGTGAAGCACGGCGTGGTCCATTACGCTGTAGCTAATATGCCCGGAGCGGTCGCCCGAACCTCGACACTGGCACTAACCAACGTGACGATCCCCTACGCGCTACAGATTGCCAATCTGGGCATCCGCGAGGCTGCGGTGAAGAACGCGGCGCTTGCGCGCGGCCTGAATGTGGTAGCTGGACAGGTGACCAATGCTGCGGTGGCGAAGAGTCTGGGGTATGAATACGCGGATGGAATCCAGGTGCTGGCTGCGGGTGAGGAGAACCGATCTATATAA